A DNA window from Candidatus Hydrogenedentota bacterium contains the following coding sequences:
- a CDS encoding tetratricopeptide repeat protein yields MNTRQRVWLAGAAVAVLAAAAYVNTLDGGWVWDDVSSVLLHRHVQDPSKIGQLFLEDQHAFGMGQGNFYRPLLSVSFMADYLLSGGPSPEATAASGKGYPDVPPLVFHLDSIGWHALAAVLLLLLLLRLGTPVAAAAGAAAVFAVHPLHTEAVAYISGRADMMSAALMFAALLLCLSGRGGARRALAGAAGMACLAGALLSKESSLVFPVLLAVVLGVDWAAKRASAEEAAPRAAGHFAPLAAAVLVVGTYIALRATVLNFAPADAAATEAAPLGNRLVDVFQAFALYLRLLFLPTGLHMEWTLDGYPGWLALPGAAAFLALVAAGVLAVRSGRFRIAGGILWFIAAWLPISGVFPINAPLAEHWMYVPMAGFWWAFMEGIHRERGAFRRVMPAAALALVLLFLPLTAARNADWHDNERLFRATLAENPGSARVHYNLAVTYEDVLKNPAGARRHYEAALRTGRAPDVADIHLSLGRVLERMNDPAAAAAEYERVLGRREGAAELMVHAALGLGRCRLALGDWGGAMNVLQQLASREPGLLPEVERLFGAAPFSEEY; encoded by the coding sequence ATGAACACACGCCAGCGGGTCTGGTTGGCCGGGGCGGCGGTGGCCGTCCTTGCGGCGGCCGCCTATGTGAACACCCTGGACGGGGGGTGGGTGTGGGACGATGTGTCGTCCGTGCTCCTGCACCGCCACGTTCAGGACCCCTCCAAGATCGGCCAGCTCTTTCTTGAGGACCAGCATGCCTTCGGCATGGGGCAGGGAAACTTCTACCGGCCCCTGCTCTCCGTCTCGTTCATGGCGGATTATCTGCTCTCCGGGGGGCCCTCCCCCGAGGCGACGGCCGCGTCGGGAAAAGGCTATCCGGACGTGCCCCCCCTGGTGTTTCACCTCGACAGTATCGGCTGGCACGCCCTGGCTGCCGTGCTGCTCCTGTTGCTGCTCCTGCGGCTGGGCACCCCTGTCGCGGCCGCCGCCGGGGCTGCGGCGGTCTTCGCGGTGCATCCCCTGCACACGGAGGCCGTGGCCTACATCAGCGGCCGGGCGGACATGATGTCCGCCGCGCTCATGTTTGCGGCGCTGCTGCTGTGCCTTTCCGGGCGCGGCGGCGCGCGCCGCGCCCTCGCCGGGGCTGCGGGGATGGCGTGCCTGGCGGGGGCCCTGCTGAGCAAGGAATCCAGCCTCGTGTTTCCCGTGCTGCTGGCGGTGGTGCTGGGGGTGGACTGGGCGGCAAAACGCGCGTCTGCGGAGGAGGCGGCGCCGCGCGCGGCCGGGCATTTTGCCCCCCTGGCGGCGGCGGTGCTCGTGGTGGGGACCTACATCGCCCTTCGGGCCACAGTCCTGAATTTCGCCCCGGCGGACGCGGCGGCGACGGAGGCGGCCCCGCTGGGAAACCGCCTGGTGGACGTTTTTCAGGCGTTTGCCCTGTATCTGCGCCTGCTCTTCCTGCCCACGGGGCTGCACATGGAGTGGACCCTGGACGGCTATCCCGGATGGCTGGCGCTGCCCGGGGCGGCGGCGTTCCTTGCCCTGGTAGCCGCCGGGGTGCTGGCCGTCCGGTCGGGCCGGTTCCGGATCGCCGGGGGCATCCTTTGGTTCATCGCCGCGTGGCTGCCCATTTCGGGGGTGTTTCCGATCAACGCGCCGCTGGCGGAGCACTGGATGTACGTGCCCATGGCGGGGTTCTGGTGGGCCTTCATGGAGGGCATCCACCGGGAGCGGGGTGCGTTCCGCCGGGTCATGCCCGCGGCGGCCCTGGCGTTGGTGCTGCTCTTTCTTCCCCTGACGGCGGCGCGCAACGCCGACTGGCACGACAACGAACGGCTCTTCCGCGCGACGCTGGCCGAGAACCCCGGGTCGGCCCGGGTGCATTATAATCTCGCCGTGACGTATGAGGACGTGCTCAAGAATCCGGCGGGCGCGCGGCGGCACTATGAGGCCGCCCTCCGCACGGGCAGGGCCCCGGATGTGGCGGACATCCACCTTTCCCTGGGACGCGTGCTGGAGCGGATGAACGATCCCGCCGCGGCCGCCGCGGAGTACGAGCGGGTGCTCGGCCGCCGGGAGGGGGCGGCGGAGCTCATGGTGCATGCGGCCCTGGGGCTCGGACGCTGCCGTCTTGCCCTGGGGGACTGGGGCGGCGCGATGAACGTCCTGCAGCAGCTGGCCAGCCGCGAGCCGGGCCTGCTGCCCGAGGTCGAGCGGCTTTTCGGCGCGGCGCCGTTTTCCGAGGAATACTGA
- the nuoF gene encoding NADH-quinone oxidoreductase subunit NuoF, with translation MTTKITSVADLNAARDARRKELAAFSGKTLLLCAGGGCIASGAFKVETALKDALAKAGMTDVHVRMVHTGCMGPCVSGPLVQIDDIFYEHVAPEDAADIVAMHLQKGQLVERLLRKDAEGKPIPRRDDIPFFAKQTKLALHNCGKIDPQLIEDYIAAEGYQALAKALGALGADGVIEEMKASGLRGRGGAGFPTWMKWSFARKSEGDMKYALCNADEGDPGAFMDRSMLEGDPHSVIEGMAIAACAIGAPQGYVYVRAEYPLAVERLRMAIGQARETGLLGANILGSGFSFDLEIRMGSGAFVCGEETALITSIEGKRGEPRPRPPFPAVKGLWGKPTILNNVETYANVPSIILNGGAWYAQHGTEKSKGTKVFALAGNIVNAGLVEVPIGMPLGDLVHDVGGGIPGGKQYKAAQLGGPSGGCIPREYLNTPLDYESLQELGAIMGSGGIVVMDEDHCMVDVARFFLEFVQEESCGKCVPCRVGTKRMLEIVTRICNGEGEEGDIEKLEELGKQVRDTSLCGLGQTAPNPVLSTIRHFRNEYEEHIRQKKCTPGICPSLVDSPCRSACPANVDIPGYLALVSEGRIAEALRLHRERNPLAAVCARVCFHSCETKCRHTLVDGESVAIRGVKRFMADQEVTVQLPDVRENPENAKKKIAIIGAGPAGLSCGYFLARMGYKPQIFEAEERPGGMLVQAIPAYRLPREILAREVRMIENMGVEILTGKKLGRDFTLEGLKEQGYEAVFLGVGAPQGSKMGIPGEDADGVVDAMEFNKTYNMRGSVPVGKKVIIVGGGNSAVDAARTALRLGAESVTIVYRRSREDMPAYDEEIEEATHEGVELMMLTLPEAILTENGRVCGVRCRHMSLAGFDRSGRRRPEAAGDSFVLPADQVISAIGQALDLDALLGGVAVKKQNKQFIEVNPVTGQTSAGWIFGGGDAVTGPDSVVGAVSAGERAAVGIDHMLTGANHAFWRTDKPVPVAFDPEEAPAAFAREKMPTIPVERRKNSFEEVEHCWEAPVATRQAKRCLRCEFGKRV, from the coding sequence ATGACCACAAAGATCACCTCTGTCGCCGACCTCAACGCCGCGCGCGACGCGCGCCGGAAGGAGCTGGCGGCGTTCAGCGGCAAGACCCTCCTGCTGTGCGCGGGCGGCGGCTGCATCGCCTCCGGCGCGTTCAAGGTGGAGACGGCGCTGAAGGACGCCCTGGCGAAGGCGGGCATGACGGACGTCCACGTCCGCATGGTGCACACGGGCTGCATGGGCCCGTGCGTCTCCGGCCCGCTCGTCCAGATTGACGACATTTTCTACGAGCACGTGGCCCCCGAGGACGCGGCGGACATCGTCGCGATGCACCTGCAGAAGGGCCAGCTGGTGGAGCGGCTCCTGCGCAAGGACGCCGAGGGGAAGCCGATCCCGCGCAGGGACGACATCCCCTTCTTCGCGAAGCAGACGAAGCTGGCGCTGCACAACTGCGGGAAGATCGACCCGCAGCTCATTGAGGACTACATCGCGGCGGAGGGCTACCAGGCCCTGGCGAAGGCGCTCGGCGCGCTGGGCGCCGACGGGGTCATCGAGGAGATGAAGGCCTCCGGCCTGCGCGGGCGCGGCGGCGCGGGTTTCCCGACCTGGATGAAGTGGAGCTTCGCCCGCAAGTCCGAGGGCGACATGAAGTACGCCCTGTGCAACGCGGACGAGGGCGACCCGGGCGCGTTCATGGACCGCAGCATGCTCGAGGGCGACCCCCACAGCGTGATCGAGGGCATGGCCATCGCGGCGTGCGCCATCGGCGCGCCGCAGGGCTATGTCTACGTGCGCGCCGAGTACCCGCTGGCGGTGGAGCGGCTGCGCATGGCCATCGGGCAGGCCCGCGAGACGGGGCTGCTGGGCGCGAACATCCTCGGCTCCGGGTTCTCCTTTGACCTGGAAATCCGCATGGGCTCCGGCGCCTTCGTCTGCGGCGAGGAGACCGCCCTCATCACCTCCATCGAGGGCAAGCGCGGCGAGCCGCGGCCCCGCCCGCCGTTCCCGGCGGTCAAGGGGCTGTGGGGCAAGCCCACCATCCTCAACAACGTCGAGACCTACGCCAACGTGCCGTCCATCATCCTTAATGGCGGCGCGTGGTACGCGCAGCACGGCACCGAGAAGAGCAAGGGCACCAAGGTGTTCGCCCTGGCCGGCAACATTGTGAACGCCGGCCTGGTCGAGGTGCCGATCGGCATGCCCCTGGGCGACCTGGTCCACGACGTCGGCGGCGGCATCCCCGGCGGCAAGCAGTACAAGGCGGCGCAGCTCGGCGGCCCGTCCGGCGGCTGCATTCCCCGCGAGTACCTGAACACCCCCCTCGACTACGAGTCCCTGCAGGAGCTCGGCGCCATCATGGGCTCCGGCGGCATCGTGGTCATGGACGAGGACCACTGCATGGTGGACGTGGCCCGTTTCTTCCTGGAGTTCGTCCAGGAGGAGTCCTGCGGAAAGTGCGTCCCCTGCCGCGTGGGCACCAAGCGAATGCTCGAGATCGTCACGCGCATCTGCAACGGCGAGGGCGAGGAGGGCGACATCGAGAAGCTTGAGGAGCTCGGGAAACAGGTCCGCGACACGTCGCTGTGCGGCCTCGGCCAGACCGCGCCCAACCCGGTGCTCTCCACCATCCGCCACTTCCGCAACGAGTACGAGGAGCACATCCGCCAGAAAAAGTGCACGCCGGGCATCTGCCCGTCGCTGGTGGACTCCCCCTGCCGCAGCGCCTGCCCGGCCAACGTGGACATTCCGGGGTACCTGGCGCTTGTGAGCGAGGGCCGCATCGCCGAGGCGCTGCGCCTGCACCGCGAGCGGAACCCGCTGGCCGCCGTGTGCGCCCGCGTGTGCTTCCACTCCTGCGAGACCAAGTGCCGCCACACGCTGGTGGACGGCGAGTCCGTGGCCATCCGCGGGGTCAAGCGCTTCATGGCGGACCAGGAGGTCACCGTGCAGCTGCCCGACGTCCGCGAGAACCCCGAAAACGCGAAAAAGAAGATCGCGATCATCGGGGCGGGCCCTGCCGGGCTCTCCTGCGGGTACTTCCTGGCGCGCATGGGCTACAAGCCGCAGATCTTCGAGGCCGAGGAGCGCCCGGGCGGCATGCTGGTGCAGGCCATCCCGGCCTACCGCCTGCCCCGCGAGATCCTCGCCCGCGAGGTCCGCATGATCGAGAACATGGGCGTCGAGATCCTGACCGGCAAAAAGCTCGGCCGGGACTTCACGCTGGAGGGCCTGAAGGAGCAGGGCTATGAGGCCGTGTTCCTCGGCGTGGGCGCGCCGCAGGGCTCCAAGATGGGCATCCCCGGAGAGGACGCGGACGGCGTCGTGGACGCCATGGAGTTCAACAAGACCTACAACATGCGCGGGTCCGTGCCCGTCGGGAAAAAGGTCATCATCGTCGGCGGCGGCAACTCCGCCGTGGACGCCGCCCGCACGGCCCTGCGCCTGGGTGCCGAGAGCGTCACCATCGTCTACCGCCGCAGCCGCGAGGACATGCCGGCCTACGACGAGGAGATCGAGGAGGCGACGCACGAGGGCGTTGAGCTCATGATGCTCACCCTCCCCGAGGCCATCCTCACGGAGAACGGCAGGGTCTGCGGCGTGCGCTGCCGCCACATGTCGCTGGCGGGCTTCGACCGCAGCGGCCGCCGGCGCCCCGAGGCCGCCGGCGACTCCTTCGTCCTGCCGGCGGACCAGGTCATCTCGGCCATCGGCCAGGCGCTGGACCTGGACGCCCTCCTGGGCGGGGTCGCGGTGAAAAAGCAGAACAAGCAGTTCATCGAGGTGAACCCGGTCACGGGCCAGACGAGCGCGGGCTGGATCTTCGGCGGCGGCGACGCCGTCACGGGTCCGGACTCCGTGGTCGGCGCGGTGTCCGCGGGCGAGCGGGCCGCCGTCGGCATTGACCACATGCTCACGGGCGCAAACCACGCCTTCTGGCGCACGGACAAGCCGGTGCCGGTCGCCTTCGACCCCGAGGAGGCCCCCGCCGCCTTCGCCCGCGAAAAGATGCCCACCATCCCCGTGGAGCGTCGCAAGAACAGTTTCGAGGAAGTCGAGCACTGCTGGGAAGCGCCCGTGGCCACGCGCCAGGCGAAGCGCTGCCTCCGGTGTGAATTCGGCAAACGCGTTTGA
- a CDS encoding 2Fe-2S iron-sulfur cluster binding domain-containing protein, with protein sequence MSETTVATVNLTINGAAVQAEQGMSILQAARAAGIRIPALCYLEGIQCIGACRVCLVEVEGARALAAACSTPATPNMVVRTNSRRVREARRTVVELLLSEHAGDCTTCDRNEDCELQKLAHELGIRENRYVGETAAPRMDLSTPALVRDNSKCIKCRRCVSVCGEVQGVGALFPQGRGFDSVIGPAFARELASVPCVQCGQCAAVCPVGAITEAQHIEKVWNAIDDPDMHVVVQTAPAIRAALGECFGYEPGTLVTGKMVAALRRLGFDGVFDTNFTADLTIMEEGTELLTRLKRALVDGEQVPLPMFTSCSPGWIKFAEYYHPDILPNLSTCKSPQQMFGAIAKTYYAKKLGKKPEEIFCASVMPCTAKKFECSRPEMTDSGVQDVDAVLTTRELGRMIEAAGIDFKNLPNEEMDAPLGVSTGAADIFANTGGVMEAALRTAYELVTGRPLPADNLHVAPIMGLEGIKEASLTIEGTVEAWRFLEGVTVKVAVAHGLANADKLIKSIKSGERQYHFIEVMTCPGGCIGGGGQPRFCTDDVRKARIAAIYQEDEGRPLRKSHENPAIKQIYEEFLGHPLGEVSHHLLHTRYTPREKV encoded by the coding sequence ATGAGCGAGACAACTGTGGCAACGGTGAATCTCACCATCAACGGCGCCGCCGTGCAGGCGGAGCAGGGGATGTCCATCCTCCAGGCGGCCCGCGCCGCCGGAATCCGCATCCCCGCGCTCTGCTATCTTGAGGGCATCCAGTGCATCGGCGCCTGCCGCGTCTGCCTGGTGGAGGTCGAGGGGGCCCGCGCCCTCGCGGCCGCCTGCTCCACCCCCGCCACCCCCAACATGGTCGTGCGCACCAACAGCCGCCGCGTCCGCGAGGCGCGCCGCACGGTCGTCGAACTGCTCCTCTCGGAGCACGCGGGCGACTGCACGACCTGCGACCGCAACGAGGACTGCGAACTCCAGAAGCTCGCCCACGAGCTGGGGATCCGCGAGAACCGGTACGTGGGCGAAACCGCCGCGCCGCGCATGGACCTGTCCACCCCCGCCCTGGTGCGCGACAACAGCAAGTGCATCAAGTGCCGGCGCTGCGTGAGCGTCTGCGGCGAGGTGCAGGGCGTGGGCGCGCTCTTCCCGCAGGGGCGCGGCTTCGACAGCGTGATCGGCCCCGCGTTCGCGCGCGAGCTGGCCTCGGTGCCCTGCGTCCAGTGCGGCCAGTGCGCCGCCGTCTGCCCCGTAGGCGCCATCACGGAGGCGCAGCACATCGAAAAGGTGTGGAACGCCATTGACGACCCGGACATGCATGTCGTCGTCCAGACGGCCCCGGCCATCCGCGCCGCCCTCGGCGAGTGCTTCGGCTACGAGCCCGGCACCCTGGTGACGGGCAAGATGGTCGCCGCCCTGCGCCGCCTCGGCTTCGACGGCGTCTTTGACACCAACTTCACGGCGGACCTCACGATCATGGAGGAGGGCACCGAGCTGCTCACCCGCCTGAAGAGGGCGCTGGTGGACGGCGAGCAGGTGCCCCTGCCCATGTTCACGAGCTGTTCCCCCGGCTGGATCAAGTTCGCCGAGTACTACCACCCCGACATCCTGCCGAACCTGAGCACGTGCAAGTCGCCCCAGCAGATGTTCGGCGCCATCGCGAAGACGTACTACGCGAAGAAGCTCGGCAAGAAACCCGAGGAGATCTTCTGCGCCTCCGTCATGCCCTGCACCGCCAAGAAGTTCGAGTGCTCCCGTCCCGAAATGACCGACAGCGGCGTGCAGGACGTGGACGCCGTCCTTACCACCCGCGAGCTGGGGCGCATGATCGAGGCGGCGGGCATTGACTTCAAGAACCTCCCCAACGAGGAGATGGACGCGCCCCTCGGCGTCTCCACCGGCGCGGCGGACATCTTCGCCAACACGGGCGGCGTGATGGAGGCCGCTCTCCGGACCGCCTACGAGCTTGTCACCGGGCGGCCCCTCCCCGCGGACAATCTCCATGTGGCGCCGATCATGGGGCTTGAGGGCATCAAGGAGGCCTCCCTCACGATCGAGGGCACCGTGGAGGCGTGGAGATTCCTGGAGGGGGTCACGGTGAAGGTGGCCGTGGCCCACGGGCTGGCCAACGCCGACAAGCTCATCAAGAGCATCAAGTCGGGCGAGCGCCAGTACCACTTCATCGAGGTGATGACCTGCCCCGGCGGCTGCATCGGCGGCGGCGGCCAGCCCCGCTTCTGCACCGACGACGTCCGCAAGGCCCGCATAGCAGCCATTTACCAGGAGGACGAGGGCCGGCCGCTGCGCAAGTCCCACGAGAACCCCGCCATCAAGCAGATCTACGAGGAGTTCCTTGGCCATCCGCTCGGCGAGGTGTCCCACCACCTCCTGCACACGCGCTACACGCCCCGCGAGAAGGTGTGA
- a CDS encoding RbsD or FucU transport: MLKQRLTHPEILEALASAGHGSRVLITDGNYPASTQLGDNAALVYLNLAPGMPSATDVLKVVLTAIPVEEAAVMEPADGPEPAIFHEFRSLLQEVPLVSYDRFTFYEEASGPDTCLQIVTGEQRIYANILLTIGVVMP, encoded by the coding sequence ATGCTTAAACAGCGACTGACCCATCCCGAGATTCTGGAGGCCCTGGCATCCGCCGGGCACGGCTCCCGGGTGCTCATCACGGACGGCAACTATCCCGCCAGCACGCAACTGGGGGACAATGCGGCCCTGGTGTACCTGAACCTGGCGCCGGGCATGCCTTCGGCCACCGATGTCCTCAAGGTGGTGCTCACGGCGATTCCCGTCGAGGAGGCGGCGGTCATGGAGCCGGCGGACGGCCCGGAACCCGCCATCTTTCACGAGTTCCGCAGTCTTCTCCAGGAGGTGCCGCTGGTCTCCTATGACCGGTTCACCTTTTACGAGGAGGCTTCCGGTCCGGACACGTGCCTCCAGATTGTGACGGGCGAACAGCGGATTTACGCAAATATACTCTTGACAATCGGAGTGGTCATGCCCTGA
- a CDS encoding NAD(P)H-dependent oxidoreductase subunit E: MTEVRKDACVCAEAATEEELLARLDTVLADYKDTPGALIPVLQITQSLFGYLPEPALKKIAESLGKSFSEVAGVVGFYSFFTTQPRGKHLVRVCLGTACYVRGGKDVLDALKGALKVDVGGTTEDRDFSLDVGRCFGACGLAPVVVVDDDVHQGVRPTQISKILDQYRESGADGKGGVS; this comes from the coding sequence ATGACAGAGGTACGAAAAGATGCATGTGTCTGCGCCGAGGCGGCCACGGAGGAGGAACTCCTGGCCCGTCTGGACACCGTGCTGGCGGACTACAAGGACACGCCCGGCGCGCTGATCCCCGTCCTCCAGATCACCCAGAGCCTGTTCGGCTACCTGCCGGAGCCGGCGCTCAAGAAGATCGCCGAGAGCCTGGGCAAGTCCTTCAGTGAAGTGGCGGGCGTGGTCGGCTTTTATTCCTTCTTCACCACCCAGCCCCGCGGCAAGCACCTGGTGCGCGTGTGCCTTGGCACGGCGTGCTATGTGCGCGGGGGCAAGGACGTGCTGGACGCGCTCAAGGGCGCGCTGAAGGTGGATGTGGGCGGCACGACGGAGGACCGGGACTTCTCGCTGGACGTGGGGCGCTGCTTCGGCGCCTGCGGGCTCGCGCCGGTCGTTGTGGTGGACGACGATGTCCACCAGGGCGTGCGCCCGACCCAGATTTCGAAAATCCTCGACCAGTACCGCGAGAGCGGGGCGGACGGAAAAGGAGGCGTGTCATGA